The Trichoplusia ni isolate ovarian cell line Hi5 chromosome 10, tn1, whole genome shotgun sequence genome window below encodes:
- the LOC113498006 gene encoding muscle calcium channel subunit alpha-1-like, with protein MSTEQPQPTGATTPGADSVVDPTLAAQTPAPRKQARPRGKPQPEKPKRSLFCLGLKNPLRKLCYDIVEWKPFEYMILTTIFANCIALAVFTPYPSSDTNNTNQILEKVEWIFMVIFTGECVMKIIAYGFLFHPGAYLRNTWNSLDFTIVTIGIASMTLQYISKDSFDVKALRAFRVLRPLRLVSGVPSLQIVLNSILKAMVPLFHIAFLVLFVIIIYAIIGLELFSGVLHETCFKNGTKDEMIDDPSPCNSEPDVGFQCPTGYVCRGDWPGINYGITNFDNIGYAMLTVFQCITLEGWTDIMYAIANVKGNTWPWIYFVTLVIFGNFFVMNLILGVLSGEFSKEREKAKNRGDFQKSRERQQFEEDLKGYLNWITVAEELDLENDQGQKEDEQDSQGKKDRQSNEGSQSNVNANTEQAQGSTCKEYCRRFDKVNRRLRRSCRKAVKSQTFYWAIIVLVFLNTLVLATEHHEQPIWLDYFQNYANWFFVVLFTLEMLVKMYALGFQGYFVSLFNRFDCFVMICSIVELALTLTDTIPQLGISVLRCVRLLRVFKVTKYWRSLSNLVASLLNSIQSIFSLLLLLFLFIMIFALLGMQVFGGRFDYEPEEEKERHNFDSFWQAVLTMFQILTGEDWNVVMYHGINAYGGVGTPGVLASIYFIVIFVCGNYILLNVFLAIAVDNLGDAEELDEIQKEKDEAENPEAGNPQLDEERGETDDEYVNEEEGYSSEGSDHEYEETGSEEDVEEPLQEVTDEANDNLVGNEKKQNGDIKKEESPKRQLAMSARPRRLSDVEMKNEDKPIPEGSSFFIFSNTNWFRVTCYKIQKNSWFKNLILLCILASSLMLAMEDPVNSKDSYAQTEILRKIDYFFTTVFTLELMLKLITYGFVLHKDAFCRSAFNLLDFLVVIVSLISLDGSKNNVSFIKILRVFRVLRPLRAINRAKGLKHVVQCVIVAIKTIGNILLVTNLLQFMFAVMGVQMFKGKFYRCTDITKVTKDECRGTYLIYKNGDPVIEDRLWKRNKFNFDDVLNGMLTLFTVSTFEGWPGLLSTSMDSNEEMHGPIENSRPLVAFFYISYIIVIAFFMVNIFVGFVIVTFQKEGEQEFKDCELDKNQRNCIEFALKAKPVRRYIPKHRIQYKTWWFVTSQRFEYIIFFFIVLNTVALMMKFHGASPEYKKGLDLINMMLTTVFMLEFVFKLAAFRFKNYFGDAWNTTDFILVVGSIIDIVVTQVNENKPPADYGMINKANKEGSNLLKYITFFRLFRAMRLIKLLSRGERIRTLLWTFIKSFQALPYVALLIVLLFFIYAVVGMQLFGKVFPDDDVISSNNNFKTFGGALMVLFRSATGEAWQEIMMALSPNIDERPGKPIHCIKPNMSESDMQADTEDCGTWMAFPYFISFSLLCTFLIINLFVAVIMDNFDYLTRDWSILGPHHLDEFVRLWSEYDPDAKGRIKHLDVVTLLRKISPPLGFGKLCPHRTACKRLVSMNMPLNSDGTVNFNATLFAVVRTQLQIKTTGVIDECNTELRAIIKKVWKRTSPKLLDQVVPPPGDPNEITVGKFYATFLIQDYFRRNHAFRKRKEQAAAASLQNNQMTLQAGLRTLHEAGPELKRAISGNLDECVGEVVEPMHRRNHTLFGAVWTSIKKHGRESFYGRDRKAGMLMTANNKNGDKDGPSLGNMMRRELGMDGEIPEEETKIEEGNQSDEEIAMQPLLHGKDSEKIFKAIEKTSHDLMQTMRKNNRDKKMKLHNNVPYCIENPAENLITRVLTEQGLGKYCDKDFIQSTSREMQEALDLTQEEMDTAANQIILQERSIESAQSRPNDVESILSRQYHPFHQPAMQPPPRKK; from the exons ATGTCAACGGAACAGCCCCAACCCACCGGCGCCACCACTCCTGGGGCAGACAGCGTGGTGGACCCCACGTTAGCAGCCCAAACACCAGCCCCACGGAAACAGGCCAGGCCGAGAGGAAAACCACAACCCGAGAAACCAAAAAGAAGTTTATTCTGTTTAGGACTCAAAAATCCCTTGAGAAAACTTTGTTATGATATAGTGGAATGGAA ACCATTTGAATATATGATATTGACGACGATCTTCGCGAATTGTATAGCCTTAGCTGTGTTCACACCTTATCCGTCCAGTGACACGAATAATACTAATCAAATATTG GAAAAAGTAGAATGGATATTCATGGTGATATTCACGGGCGAGTGCGTGATGAAGATCATCGCGTACGGGTTCCTGTTCCACCCTGGAGCGTACCTCAGGAATACGTGGAACAGTCTCGACTTCACCATCGTTACTATCGG TATAGCGAGTATGACGCTTCAGTACATTTCTAAGGACTCGTTCGACGTGAAAGCTTTGAGAGCTTTCAGAGTGTTGAGACCACTTCGGTTAGTCTCCGGAGTGCcaa GTCTTCAAATCGTCTTGAACTCCATATTAAAAGCGATGGTGCCACTGTTCCATATCGCCTTCTTAGTACTTTTCGTGATCATCATCTACGCCATCATTGGTTTGGAGCTGTTCTCTGGAGTTCTTCATGAAACCTGCTTTAAGAACGGTACCAAAg ATGAAATGATCGACGACCCAAGTCCTTGCAACAGCGAGCCGGACGTTGGCTTCCAATGTCCCACCGGCTACGTCTGCCGCGGAGACTGGCCCGGCATCAACTACGGCATCACCAACTTCGATAACATTGGCTACGCTATGCTTACCGTGTTCCAGTGCATCACTCTTGAAGGCTGGACTGATATTATGTACGCT atTGCCAACGTCAAAGGTAACACGTGGCCATGGATCTACTTTGTGACTCTCGTCATCTTCGGTAACTTCTTCGTCATGAACCTAATTCTTGGTGTGTTGTCTGG tgagTTTTCCAAAGAAAGAGAAAAGGCTAAGAATCGAGGAGATTTTCAAAAGTCAAGGGAACGGCAGCAGTTTGAAGAAGATTTGAAAGGATATTTGAATTGGATCACCGTAGCAGAGGAGCTGGATCTTGAGAATGATCAGGGACAGAAAGAAGATGAACAGGATTCCcaag GCAAAAAAGACAGACAAAGTAACGAGGGATCTCAAAGTAATGTGAACGCAAACACTGAACAAGCACAGGGTTCAACATGTAAGGAGTATTGCAGGAGGTTCGACAAG GTTAATAGAAGATTACGAAGGAGTTGCAGGAAAGCGGTGAAGTCACAGACCTTCTACTGGGCTATCATTGTTCTTGTATTCTTGAATACGTTAGTGCTGGCTACTGAACATCATGA gcaACCTATTTGGCTGGACTACTTCCAAAACTACGCGAACTGGTTTTTCGTGGTGTTATTCACTTTAGAAATGTTAGTGAAGATGTATGCGTTAGGTTTTCAA GGTTACTTCGTCTCCTTGTTCAACCGTTTCGACTGCTTCGTCATGATCTGTTCCATCGTCGAGCTGGCTCTCACGTTGACCGACACGATACCGCAGCTGGGTATATCTGTGTTGCGTTGTGTTCGACTGCTCAGAGTCTTTAAAGTTACTAA ATATTGGCGATCTCTCTCCAATTTGGTCGCCTCTCTTCTTAACTCCATCCAATCTATCTTCTCTCTCCTTCTGCTTCTGTTCTTGTTCATCATGATTTTCGCGCTGCTCGGCATGCAGGTCTTCGGAGGCAGATTCGATTATGAACCAGAAGAAGAGAAGGAAAGACATAACTTTGACTCTTTCTGGCAAGCCGTGCTCACAATGTTTCAG ATCCTAACTGGTGAGGACTGGAACGTAGTGATGTACCACGGTATCAACGCGTACGGTGGTGTCGGTACACCCGGAGTGTTGGCATCTATTTACTTTATCGTCATCTTCGTTTGCGGTAACT ATATCTTGTTAAACGTGTTCTTGGCTATCGCTGTCGATAATTTAGGAGATGCTGAAGAGTTGGATGAAATACAAAAGGAAAAAGAC GAGGCAGAAAATCCAGAAGCAGGTAATCCCCAACTGGATGAGGAGAGAGGAGAGACTGATGATGAATACGTCAATGAGGAGGAAGGGTATTCCAGTGAAGG ATCAGACCACGAATACGAGGAGACAGGATCAGAAGAAGATGTAGAGGAACCATTACAGGAAGTGACAGATGAAGCCAACGATAACCTTGTGGGCAATGAGAAGAAGCAAAATG gAGACATTAAAAAAGAAGAGTCGCCGAAGCGTCAGCTGGCGATGTCGGCGCGGCCGAGACGCTTGTCCGATGTGGAGATGAAGAACGAAGACAAACCCATCCCAGAAGGCAGCAGCTTCTTCATATTCTCAAATACCAACTG GTTCAGAGTGACGtgctataaaatacaaaagaactCTTGGTTCAAGAATTTGATTCTTCTGTGCATTTTGGCTTCATCCCTTATGCTGGCTATGGAAGACCCTGTGAATAGCAAGGACAGTTATGCACAGACTGAg ATTCTCCGCAAAATCGACTACTTCTTCACCACGGTCTTCACTCTGGAGTTGATGTTGAAGCTCATTACTTACGGCTTCGTCCTTCACAAGGATGCTTTCTGTAGATCTGCCTTCAACCTTCTAGATTTTCTTGTCGTCATCGTTTCTTTGATATCTTTGGACGG GTCTAAAAATAACGTATCTTTTATAAAGATTCTGAGAGTATTCCGTGTGTTAAGACCTTTAAGAGCAATCAACAGGGCTAAAGGATTGAAG cATGTAGTACAGTGCGTAATCGTTGCTATTAAGACGATTGGCAACATTCTGTTGGTGACAAATCTTCTACAGTTCATGTTTGCCGTCATGGGAGTGCAAATGTTCAAG GGAAAATTCTATAGATGCACAGATATAACAAAAGTAACGAAGGATGAGTGCCG AGGCAcctacttaatttataaaaatggcGACCCAGTGATAGAGGATCGTCTATGGAAACGCAACAAGTTTAACTTTGATGACGTACTCAATGGGATGCTGACACTCTTCACTGTATCCACCTTCGAAGGATGGCCAGG ATTGCTCTCAACTTCAATGGACTCCAACGAGGAGATGCACGGTCCCATCGAGAACTCTCGGCCTCTGGTCGCCTTCTTCTACATCAGCTACATCATTGTTATTGCCTTCTTCATG GTGAACATCTTCGTAGGTTTCGTCATAGTAACATTCCAGAAAGAGGGAGAGCAGGAGTTCAAGGATTGTGAGCTGGACAAGAACCAGAGGAACTGTATCGAGTTCGCTCTGAAGGCTAAACCTGTACGAAG GTATATCCCAAAGCATCGCATCCAGTACAAGACGTGGTggtttgtgacgtcacagcgcTTCGAATACATCATCTTCTTCTTCATCGTGCTGAATACAGTGGCTCTCATGATGAAGTTCCACGGGGCCTCGCCGGAGTACAAGAAG GGTCTGGATTTAATCAATATGATGCTGACGACGGTGTTCATGCTGGAGTTCGTGTTCAAACTTGCCGCGTTTCGgtttaag AATTACTTTGGAGATGCGTGGAATACAACAGATTTCATTTTAGTCGTCGGCAGTATTATAGACATTGTGGTAACTCAAGTCAACGAGAATAAACCTCCCGCTGAT tatgGGATGATCAACAAAGCAAATAAAGag GGTTCCAACCTCCTGAAATACATAACATTCTTCCGTCTATTCCGAGCCATGCGTTTGATCAAGCTGTTGTCTCGAGGGGAGCGGATCAGAACTCTTCTCTGGACCTTTATCAAGTCCTTCCAGGCTCTGCCGTATGTCGCCCTGCTGATTGTACTGCTGTTCTTCATCTATGCTGTGGTTGGGATGCAG CTCTTCGGAAAAGTTTTCCCTGATGATGACGTAATCAGTAGCAACAATAACTTCAAGACCTTTGGTGGTGCACTTATGGTACTATTTAGATCGGCTACGG GAGAAGCTTGGCAGGAGATCATGATGGCTTTATCCCCGAATATCGACGAGCGCCCCGGCAAGCCCATCCACTGCATCAAGCCCAACATGTCGGAGAGTGATATGCAGGCTGATACCGAGGACTGCGGCACCTGGATGGCTTTCCCCTACTTTATCTCTTTCTCATTGCTGTGTACTTTCCTG attATCAACTTGTTCGTAGCTGTTATTATGGACAACTTCGACTATTTGACCAGAGATTGGTCCATCCTAGGACCTCACCACCTCGACGAGTTTGTTAG GTTGTGGAGTGAATATGATCCTGATGCGAAAGGAAGGATCAAACATTTGGACGTCGTAACCTTACTAAGAAAAATCAGTCCACCGTTAG GTTTTGGTAAGCTCTGTCCACACCGGACTGCGTGCAAACGTCTGGTCTCCATGAACATGCCGCTAAACTCTGATGGTACGGTCAACTTCAACGCCACGCTGTTTGCCGTCGTAAGGACGCAGCTGCAAATTAAGACTACAG gTGTAATCGACGAATGTAACACGGAACTCCGAGCGATAATCAAAAAAGTTTGGAAAAGGACATCTCCTAAATTGCTGGACCAGGTAGTGCCCCCACCAGGTGACCCCAACGAGATCACCGTCGGAAAGTTCTACGCCACGTTCCTTATACAGGACTATTTCCGAAG gAACCATGC ATTCAGGAAGCGAAAAGAGCAGGCGGCGGCAGCATCGCTCCAGAACAACCAGATGACTCTGCAGGCGGGGCTGCGCACGCTGCACGAGGCGGGGCCCGAGCTCAAGAGGGCCATCTCCGGGAACCTGGACGAGTGCGTCGGGGAGGTGGTTGAACCGATGCATAGG cgTAACCACACTCTTTTCGGTGCTGTTTGGACAAGCATCAAGAAACATGGACGCGAGAGTTTCTACGGCCGAGACAGGAAGGCTGGCATGCTCATGACtgctaataataaaaatg GTGATAAAGATGGTCCATCGCTGGGTAACATGATGAGGAGAGAACTCGGCATGGACGGTGAAATACCAGAAGAAGAAAC aaaaatcgAAGAAGGCAATCAAAGCGATGAAGAAATCGCGATGCAGCCTCTTCTCCACGGCAAGGACTCCGAAAAGATATTCAAAGCAATCGA AAAAACGTCCCACGATTTAATGCAGACTATGAGAAAGAACA ATCGTGACAAAAAGATGAAACTACACAACAACGTGCCTTATTGCATAGAGAATCCAGCGGAGAATCTTATTACTCGA GTACTGACGGAGCAGGGGCTCGGCAAGTACTGTGACAAGGACTTCATACAGAGCACCTCGCGAGAGATGCAGGAGGCGCTCGATCTCACCCAGGAGGAGATGGATAC CGCTGCCAACCAAATAATATTGCAAGAGAGAAGTATAGAATCTGCCCAGAGCAGGCCGAACGACGtg GAAAGCATATTGTCAAGACAATACCATCCTTTCCATCAACCCGCGATGCAGCCCCCAccaaggaaaaaataa